From the Salvelinus alpinus chromosome 12, SLU_Salpinus.1, whole genome shotgun sequence genome, the window GGTTCATTCAATACCAACCCTCTGCATGTTTATAGTTGGCAGTGATGTCCACTCTCTTGTCGCTGCCCACTGCCTTGGTGCTGATGTTCTGGCCTACGGACACACTGTCCGTGAAGATCTTTTTCTTGTAGCCGTCAGCGAACACCATCCTTGTTACACGGTCGGCGTTGACTTCGGCGAAGACAAAGGGCACATCGTAGTTGAGGTCAACGTGACCCTGCAGTATGGCCTTGACTGGAGCAGGGCCGCAGCAGTAAACACCTGGGGGAGGGGAAGATAAAACAACATGAGCGTATAACAGGGAGTTCCCTTCATGTCTCCCAGACCCAGGACACGACCTCAGAACCATCTGcacaataacacaacatacagtacatacaaccTCCAGAAGTGTGTTATTATGTAAGATGCTGTGAGATGAGATGGAAGTTGGACCGTACCAGTGCTTTTCTCCTGGGGGGTGGGGTCCACAACCTGCCAGCCGTCGGATAAGGAGTCTGCTGAGAGATCGGGCCGTCTCATCCAGGCCTCCACCCACACATGGTAGTTCCTGAGCAGAAACACCAGTCTTCAAAACTTCATGCTATTGGCATCACTATTCATACTGTAGCCACAATGACCTCGTGTTACACTTACCATACACTGTCAGGGCTCTGTTTGGGTCCTACTCCATAGTCGGAGAAGAAGTCGTCAATTGTCAGGTTTTTGTCGGTGTCGTGGGCTGACTGGAAGTTGGTAACCACTCGACATGGGATTCCCAAACACCTCAGTACTGACATGGAAATACATTTCAGGCATACTGGTTAACTAAAACAACACATTCAAAGAATACAGGTTGACTAAAACAACACATTCAAAGAATACAGGTTGACTATAATAAACACATCAAAGGCATTGCCACGCAGCCTCTCCTCTGGTCAGAGGTAAATCGGACACAAATGGAGGGTAATCTTGCCATCCCTCTCAAAAACCAATCACAGCCCTGGGTCTGAGCACATGCAATACTCTGTGCTATTTAAATAACattgtattgattgattgactaaaaTAATAATTGAAGAGATTGGACAGTGATAGCCTACCTGTGCACATTACAGCGGCGAACACCCAACACTGTCCATACTTGACTGGATTGCCGCCATTTTTGAGCCACCTCCTTAGTACCTCCACACTGCCGTTCCAATGAGTGGGGGACATGCCACCATCGTATTTACCATCCCACCGCCCCATCAGGACACCTCCTTCATCGTTAGCGTTGATCTGGGCAAGGAAAATAATGAAAAAATTAGATTCCAGAACTGTCATTTGGCTGAGTGAATGTGTTTTTGTACTATCTAAAATGTAGTTGCTTTCCTGGATCTAGATTGAGCATAGccttggactaaaaagcatggtCAGTGTGGAAAGttatttttagtccaggactagattTAATCTGGGTCCGGGAAACCAGTCCTATATGTGTAACAACACCTTATTTAGTGTCACTGGACCCATTTATAGTGAACAGGGCTAGATGATGTTCCAGAAATGAACCAATGTATTTTATTGTGCTGTTCATACAGAACTATGAGCTGATGATGATTTAAAGAATGTCACTTTTACTAGTGGGGGTCAATAATGATGTCACTGACTACTTTGGTTCAATAACGTTGTCACGGTTACTCGTGGGGTTCATTAATGTTACTGTTACTAGTGGGAGCCAATAATGTTGTCACTGTTACAACAATAATGTTGTCACTAGCTAGAATTTCATCCAGTTAGCGACAGATTTTAATGCGAAAATTCTAAAATCATAAAAGCATAAAA encodes:
- the LOC139535251 gene encoding protein-glutamine gamma-glutamyltransferase 2-like; this encodes MGRWDGKYDGGMSPTHWNGSVEVLRRWLKNGGNPVKYGQCWVFAAVMCTVLRCLGIPCRVVTNFQSAHDTDKNLTIDDFFSDYGVGPKQSPDSVWNYHVWVEAWMRRPDLSADSLSDGWQVVDPTPQEKSTGVYCCGPAPVKAILQGHVDLNYDVPFVFAEVNADRVTRMVFADGYKKKIFTDSVSVGQNISTKAVGSDKRVDITANYKHAEGTEKERDVYNQAVKRVNIPEENSNGIHDGKPGVSMTIVELTKPVSGKDIDLKLVLNSNDSETRTLVINVNVQAMRYTGISSSQIQTELKEQKLLPNQDMTIPIHIPFSVYGEKMRESNSIKVSAVATDKNKSGAVYITEKDLVPESPLLTIKVMAP